A stretch of the Chitinophaga sp. Cy-1792 genome encodes the following:
- a CDS encoding type IX secretion system membrane protein PorP/SprF has product MSISFKAKVGLVILTTFLSLSADRSLAQQNLQFSQYVFNMLAVNPAYAGYKEDLYANAIYRKQWVDFPGGPQTGGVSIDGALASSRDNRVGLGLQVMYDKLGPQDATSIYGMYSYRIPLNEDGDKRLCLGIGAGFTQYGIDGAALLYNDQNDPAIPTGHATTWVPDARFGVYYYTSKWYVGASVMDLFSLYTDGSRYYWKGYQYEVLRKTQHLYVNGGVMLDLSENLKFKPSILIKEDFKGPTNVDLTAMFLIADRLWAGASYRTGVKLWSKPALASDLEQLDAVSAMIQFNITSQFRLGYAYDLTISKMASYQSGSHEISIGYLFTGKRPRVTSPRYF; this is encoded by the coding sequence ATGAGCATTAGCTTTAAAGCAAAGGTTGGGCTTGTGATACTGACAACATTTTTATCATTGTCTGCTGACCGTTCACTCGCTCAACAAAACCTGCAGTTCAGTCAATATGTATTTAACATGCTGGCAGTTAACCCTGCGTATGCCGGGTATAAGGAAGACCTGTATGCAAATGCCATTTACCGCAAGCAATGGGTCGATTTTCCCGGAGGACCGCAAACAGGCGGCGTTTCCATTGATGGTGCGCTGGCCTCTTCCCGTGATAACCGCGTAGGACTTGGATTACAGGTGATGTACGATAAACTGGGGCCACAGGATGCCACTTCCATTTATGGGATGTATTCCTACCGTATCCCACTCAACGAAGATGGCGACAAGCGTTTATGCCTGGGTATAGGCGCGGGTTTCACGCAGTACGGCATCGACGGTGCCGCCTTACTGTACAACGACCAGAATGACCCCGCCATTCCTACCGGCCATGCTACCACCTGGGTGCCGGATGCCAGGTTCGGGGTATACTATTATACATCCAAATGGTATGTAGGAGCTTCTGTCATGGACCTCTTCTCTTTATATACAGATGGTTCCCGCTATTACTGGAAAGGCTACCAGTATGAGGTGCTGCGCAAAACACAGCACTTATACGTGAATGGAGGTGTCATGTTAGATCTCTCCGAAAACCTGAAATTCAAACCTTCTATCTTAATAAAAGAAGATTTTAAAGGCCCTACCAACGTAGACCTGACCGCTATGTTCCTCATTGCAGACAGGTTATGGGCCGGCGCTTCCTACCGTACCGGTGTGAAACTCTGGAGCAAACCGGCACTGGCCAGTGACCTGGAGCAGCTGGATGCCGTGAGCGCCATGATACAGTTTAATATCACCTCCCAATTTCGCCTGGGTTATGCATATGACCTGACCATCAGTAAAATGGCTTCCTACCAGAGTGGTTCCCATGAAATTTCCATCGGGTACCTCTTCACCGGGAAAAGACCAAGAGTCACCAGCCCCAGATATTTCTAA
- a CDS encoding OmpA family protein, whose product MRRISVILLLLATVETAAAQEQQPLRTQADILYDQYDYAHAASMYKRIAAKKKDKTPTIMLVKLADCYRQMDDYPDAAQWYSTLLTRSDAPPESRLYYADALKSMGRYDEAKAAYSQYAQSNPNAKGVQTRIAGCDSAKIWMQNPLNPGIYNVTRLNSSHSDWGAVRYPGGVVFMSDTLMKDKLKPGSKFNRNDYGRTNRPYYNLYLADTSDHGGVYLEDFSPAFNKSRYHVGPAAFDKSFTTAYVTFTFPDKKMPSEKSNTRPRIKYGYRRLELYTSHRDNANKWSDPQPFQYNKPDAYSLGHAALSKDENVLYFVSDMPGGQGGTDIWYSEKQSDGKWGTPVNCGPGINTPDDEEFPTIGPDGTLYFSSTGWAGMGGFDMFRSSGSKGQWSAPQNLRYPFNSAGDDFYLNDYEDGSGYFASNRPGGMGSDDIYSYNTLQIIREPMVPPALVIPFIGKVCPPLRGACIYIYNRQRNMGWCFLGDPDRDITLTLEKETDYVVRILEPGGARRDSVEFNTRGMRDGETLNKLICPERPLKAGTKFILQNLNYDYDKWNIRPDAALVLDSLADILRAHPRLVVRLVAYTDSRGSSAYNLQLSKKRAASAVQYLIAHGIAKSRISSAGRGDTNLLNHCKKGVKCTDAEHEVNRRTEVEIIRD is encoded by the coding sequence ATGAGAAGAATTTCAGTTATACTCTTGCTACTAGCTACTGTAGAAACGGCCGCCGCACAGGAACAACAACCTTTGCGGACGCAGGCCGATATACTGTATGATCAGTATGATTATGCACATGCAGCTTCGATGTATAAACGTATAGCAGCCAAGAAAAAAGATAAAACCCCTACCATCATGCTGGTGAAGCTGGCGGACTGCTACCGCCAGATGGATGATTACCCGGATGCAGCACAATGGTACAGCACCCTGCTTACCCGTAGTGATGCCCCGCCGGAATCCCGCCTCTACTACGCCGATGCCTTGAAAAGCATGGGCCGCTATGATGAAGCCAAAGCAGCCTATTCGCAGTATGCACAATCCAATCCCAATGCAAAAGGTGTACAGACAAGAATAGCCGGTTGCGACTCTGCGAAGATCTGGATGCAAAACCCGCTGAACCCCGGCATCTATAATGTTACCCGGCTGAACTCCTCGCATTCCGACTGGGGCGCGGTACGCTATCCGGGTGGTGTGGTGTTTATGTCTGATACCCTGATGAAAGATAAGCTCAAACCAGGCAGTAAATTCAACAGGAACGATTACGGCCGTACGAACAGGCCTTACTATAACCTTTACCTGGCCGATACCTCCGACCATGGCGGTGTTTACCTGGAAGACTTTTCTCCCGCCTTTAATAAATCGCGGTACCACGTAGGGCCGGCGGCTTTCGATAAATCCTTTACCACCGCTTATGTGACGTTTACTTTCCCGGACAAGAAAATGCCCTCTGAAAAATCGAATACCAGGCCAAGGATCAAATATGGTTACAGGCGCCTGGAGTTATATACCTCCCACCGCGATAACGCCAATAAATGGAGCGACCCGCAGCCTTTCCAGTACAACAAGCCGGATGCCTATTCCCTGGGCCATGCAGCCCTGAGTAAAGACGAAAACGTGCTGTATTTCGTGTCGGATATGCCCGGCGGACAAGGAGGCACCGATATCTGGTACAGTGAGAAACAGTCTGATGGCAAATGGGGCACACCAGTTAACTGCGGCCCGGGCATTAATACCCCCGACGATGAAGAGTTTCCGACCATAGGCCCCGATGGTACGCTGTATTTCAGCAGTACAGGCTGGGCAGGTATGGGTGGCTTTGATATGTTCCGCAGTAGCGGCAGTAAAGGCCAGTGGTCTGCACCGCAGAACCTGCGTTATCCGTTTAATTCTGCCGGAGATGATTTTTATTTGAATGATTATGAAGATGGTAGCGGATATTTCGCCTCTAACAGGCCTGGTGGTATGGGTAGCGACGATATCTATTCCTATAATACTTTGCAAATCATTCGTGAACCAATGGTACCTCCGGCATTGGTAATCCCTTTCATAGGTAAGGTATGTCCTCCGTTGCGTGGTGCCTGCATCTATATCTATAACAGGCAGCGCAATATGGGCTGGTGTTTCCTGGGAGATCCTGACAGGGATATTACCCTGACGCTGGAGAAAGAAACGGATTATGTGGTAAGGATCCTGGAGCCGGGGGGAGCAAGAAGAGATTCAGTAGAGTTCAATACACGTGGCATGAGGGACGGAGAAACGCTGAATAAGCTGATCTGTCCTGAAAGGCCACTGAAAGCAGGTACTAAGTTCATCCTGCAGAACCTGAATTATGATTATGATAAATGGAATATAAGGCCGGATGCAGCCCTGGTATTGGATTCTTTGGCAGATATCCTGAGAGCGCATCCACGACTGGTAGTGAGGCTGGTTGCATATACGGATAGCCGTGGTAGTTCGGCCTACAACCTGCAGTTGTCTAAAAAGCGTGCTGCATCAGCGGTGCAGTATTTGATAGCACATGGCATTGCCAAAAGCAGGATCAGCTCCGCCGGCCGTGGCGATACCAATCTGCTGAACCACTGTAAGAAAGGCGTGAAATGCACCGATGCGGAGCATGA